The proteins below are encoded in one region of Polyodon spathula isolate WHYD16114869_AA unplaced genomic scaffold, ASM1765450v1 scaffolds_2683, whole genome shotgun sequence:
- the LOC121310856 gene encoding cGMP-dependent 3',5'-cyclic phosphodiesterase-like has product MGNRPSEMMDREKAYIPELQISFMEHIAMPIYKLLQELFPKAAELYERVSANREHWTKVSHKFTIRGLPSNNSLDFLDEEYEQLQEQAEESLKMNGCLETKGTMEIIEQ; this is encoded by the exons ATGGGCAACAGACCCAGTGAAATGATGGACAGAGAGAAAGCCTACATTCCAGAGCTTCAGATTAGCTTCATGGAGCACATTGCCATGCCCATCTACAA GCTGCTTCAAGAACTTTTCCCGAAAGCGGCAGAGCTTTATGAGAGAGTTTCAGCCAATCGGGAACATTGGACCAAGGTCTCTCACAAATTTACAATCCGAGGGTTGCCTAGCAACAACTCCCTTGATTTCCTGGATGAGGAGTATGAACAGCTACAAGAGCAGGCAGAAGAAAGTCTGAAGATGAATGGTTGCTTAGAAACAAAAGGAACCATGGAAATCATTGAACAATAA